One Podospora pseudopauciseta strain CBS 411.78 chromosome 5 map unlocalized CBS411.78m_5, whole genome shotgun sequence DNA window includes the following coding sequences:
- a CDS encoding uncharacterized protein (COG:J; EggNog:ENOG503NUG3), whose translation MAPALKTTLALQDAKPYAFECPTATTALIIIDIQRDFVDPGGFGSIQCGNDAVFSRARAIVPVVKKLLDAFRSFGGHVIHTREGHEPGLADLPAAKRLRQTSNPVGHHSLGIGDQGPMGKLLVRGEYGHDIVDELTPWPDETVIDKPGKGSFWGTNIHRILLAHGITHLVFAGVTTECCVSTTLRECADRGYQCIVLEDCTQGFDAQQVTTSLDIISGQDGLFGFVGNSPDFFQAIDRASAKALTQGLALTPPATPMGNEDSEPRFGFLPGESVPSVDQLLTDYRQSIRCPVEVIKSLYKRINQYKNVDPAVWIHLEPEANVLHAATKLVNKYKGKPLPSLYGIPFSVKDTIDVAGVPTTAACPSYAYTPQVSATAVRRVLDAGALFIGKVNLDQLATGLSGCRSPYGTPHSVFSDKHISGGSSSGSCVSVGERLVSFGLATDTAGSGRVPAAFNGIVGFKPTKGTVSARGLVPACRTLDTITVVAPSITEARKVWQVIAHHDPEDPYSKLPHTLPTWHIDYRGPRVGGFTFAVPPPTILKVCKKEYRELFSSAVSALQSCGGTLKEVKYTPFSAAGDLLYDGSLLHERIHCIGHRFLQSNLPDMHPVIRELFDKAMSNPPSVYDAFRDQALQARLTREVQGVFDVLNGGVDVLVVPTTTQHPTIKEMEADPLKLNSELGTFTHCANVVDLCGVSVPAGTWLWGQEGDERKMPFGITILSGSGYDAKVLDIAGVFEEEMMQRETFRL comes from the exons ATGGCACCAGCACTCAAGACCACTCTGGCTCTGCAAGATGCCAAACCCTATGCCTTCGAGTGTCCTACAGCAACGACCGCCTTAATCATCATCGATATCCAACGGGACTTTGTTGACCCCGGTGGTTTCGGCTCCATACAATGTGGCAACGACGCCGTCTTTTCCAGAGCACGCGCAATTGTCCCTGTTGTCAAGAAACTGCTTGACGCCTTTCGATCGTTTGGAGGGCATGTGATTCACACGCGTGAAGGACATGAACCGGGTCTTGCTGATCTTCCTGCCGCCAAACGGCTCCGTCAAACTTCCAACCCAGTCGGTCACCATAGTCTGGGAATTGGTGATCAGGGACCCATGGGCAAGCTCCTCGTCCGAGGAGAATATGGCCACGATATCGTGGATGAACTCACCCCCTGGCCAGATGAGACAGTCATTGACAAGCCAGGAAAAGGAAGCTTTTGGGGCACGAATATTCACAGGATCTTGCTTGCACATGGAATAACCCATCTAGTATTTGCGGGAGTAACAACAGA GTGCTGTGTCAGTACAACACTGCGCGAATGTGCTGACCGAGGCTATCAATGCATTGTGTTGGAAGACTGCACGCAGGGGTTCGATGCTCAGCAGGTGACCACATCACTAGACATTATTTCAGGGCAAGATGGATTGTTTGGGTTCGTCGGCAACAGCCCAGACTTTTTCCAAGCAATCGACCGAGCATCAGCCAAAGCCTTGACCCAAGGGCTGGCACTGACGCCGCCTGCAACACCCATGGGAAACGAGGACTCGGAACCTCGCTTCGGTTTCCTTCCAGGCGAAAGCGTTCCATCAGTCGACCAGTTGTTGACTGATTACCGACAAAGTATCCGGTGCCCCGTCGAAGTCATCAAGTCTCTGTACAAACGAATCAACCAGTACAAAAACGTGGATCCAGCGGTCTGGATTCACCTTGAGCCCGAAGCGAACGTGCTGCATGCAGCAACCAAGCTAGTCAACAAGTACAAGGGAAAGCCGTTACCATCATTATATGGTATTCCCTTTTCGGTCAAAGACACCATCGATGTCGCGGGAGTGCCAACAACAGCGGCCTGTCCGAGTTATGCATACACTCCTCAAGTGAGTGCTACAGCAGTCCGACGTGTGCTCGATGCCGGCGCGTTGTTCATCGGCAAAGTGAACCTTGACCAGCTAGCCACTGGCCTGTCTGGCTGCCGCTCCCCATATGGAACCCCCCACAGTGTCTTTAGCGACAAGCACATATCCGGTGGCTCTTCCTCTGGATCATGTGTTTCGGTCGGGGAGAGACTCGTGTCGTTCGGTCTCGCAACAGACACCGCTGGTAGTGGTCGAGTCCCAGCTGCATTTAATGGGATCGTTGGCTTCAAGCCCACCAAAGGGACTGTTTCCGCTCGCGGTCTTGTCCCGGCCTGCCGCACGCTCGACACAATTACCGTCGTTGCTCCCTCTATTACCGAGGCTCGCAAAGTCTGGCAAGTCATTGCACATCATGACCCGGAGGATCCATACTCCAAACTTCCCCATACGCTTCCTACATGGCACATTGACTACCGAGGCCCGCGTGTTGGTGGGTTCACCTTTGCCGTTCCTCCACCAACAATCCTAAAAGTCTGCAAAAAAGAATACCGGGAGCTGTTCTCCTCTGCCGTCTCAGCACTGCAATCATGCGGAGGTACGCTCAAGGAAGTAAAGTACACCCCCTtttctgctgctggagaCCTCCTCTACGATGGAAGTCTCCTACACGAGCGCATTCATTGCATTGGCCACCGGTTCCTACAGTCCAACTTACCCGACATGCATCCTGTGATCAGAGAGCTGTTTGACAAAGCCATGTCAAACCCCCCGTCGGTATACGATGCGTTCCGCGACCAGGCTCTTCAGGCGCGGCTGACAAGGGAGGTGCAAGGTGTCTTTGATGTGCTAAACGGTGGGGTAGATGTTCTCGTGGTGCCGACTACCACGCAgcaccccaccatcaaggagatggaggctgATCCGTTGAAATTGAATAGTGAGCTGGGGACTTTTACGCATTGTGCAAATGTGGTGGATTTGTGTGGTGTCTCGGTACCAGCAGGGACTTGGTTGTGGGGACAAGAAGGTGATGAGCGGAAGATGCCTTTTGGCATCACAATCTTGAGCGGGAGCGGGTATGATGCAAAGGTTTTGGATATTGCCGGGGtctttgaggaggagatgatgcAGCGCGAGACTTTCAGACTATGA
- a CDS encoding uncharacterized protein (COG:S; EggNog:ENOG503P7QB), producing the protein MPAEDESSPLLPRPSSSLQTQTMASSAIFWKVAAISGATAVGFGAFGAHGLKKRIADPAKLASWGTAAQYQLIHSVALLMASGNPVAASLFTAGMTMFSGSIYALTLNPEKFKFLGPVTPIGGVCLIAGWLVLAFGKRGSPPRFPRF; encoded by the exons ATGCCTGCAGAAGACGAGtcctctccccttctccctcgacCTTCATCCTCTTTGCAAACCCAAACAATGGCAAGCAGTGCGATTTTCTGGAAAGTTGCTGCCATTTCTGGTGCGACCGCTGTCGGCTTCGGGGCCTTTGGGGCTCACGGTCTCAAGAAGCGGATTGCAGACCCCGCGAAACTAGCGAGCTGGGGAACTGCTGCCCAGTACCAG TTGATCCACTCTGTCGCGCTGCTCATGGCTTCCGGCAATCCAGTCGCCGCCTCACTCTTCACTGCCGGCATGACAATGTTCAGTGGATCCATCTACGCTTTGACGTTGAACCCTGAAAAGTTCAAGTTTCTGGGCCCGGTCACGCCAATCGGCGGAGTCTGTCTCATTGctgggtggttggtgttggctttTGGCAAGAGGGGAAGTCCTCCCAGGTTCCCGAGATTTTAG
- a CDS encoding uncharacterized protein (EggNog:ENOG503PXIW): protein MASQSPPALPARPLVSPGSGHIEPVWLDVSTVEEIIEYIISARHHGSESILSFQWHSDRLDHLFEQLDARLIALDERKIRRFEYDYESSTVHIDIMGESEFHYQVQAGLRDYIKNRLTERIATTDDPTIRRLMQSTEERGTFNILYERKIHKQADVSLGQAGALPSLVCEVS, encoded by the exons ATGGCGTCGCAAAGCCCCCCCGCTTTGCCGGCAAGGCCGCTTGTTTCGCCGGGTAGCGGTCATATTGAGCCT GTTTGGCTAGACGTTTCCACGGTTGAAGAGATCATCGAATACATCATTAGCGCTCGCCACCACGGCAGCGAGTCGATTCTTAGCTTCCAGTGGCACTCAGACAGACTCGACCATCTTTTTGAACAACTGGACGCCCGACTAATCGCACTCGACGAAAGAAAAATCCGCCGATTCGAGTACGACTACGAATCTAGTACCGTACATATCGACATCATGGGCGAATCCGAGTTCCATTATCAGGTTCAAGCTGGCCTTCGAGACTACATCAAAAACCGTCTTACAGAGCGTATTGCCACCACGGATGATCCCACGATTCGCCGCCTAATGCAGTCTACCGAAGAGAGGGGTACCTTTAACATTCTATACGAAAGGAAGATCCATAAACAAGCCGATGTTTCGCTCGGCCAGGCGGGCGCCCTGCCATCTCTGGTTTGCGAGGTCTCGTAG
- a CDS encoding uncharacterized protein (EggNog:ENOG503PXIW): MKKAWVSLLVAGSPSDWVQHSELYHDDDLVQQPVGQVDLYLSDLVSLAGVPTAFCRPSTVELAAGVTRNPIITITFERLRAIFRKARHLHNPTKFITEATDQEQNPYEESERRVAEARSEARIEMERRVAEERSEAERRVADARSEARIEMERRVADARSEARIEIERLMAEGRLGAK, encoded by the exons ATGAAAAAGGCGTGGGTTAGTCTGCTAGTAGCGGGCAGTCCAAGCGACTGGGTACAGCATTCTGAACTgtatcatgatgatgatcttgtTCAACAACCTGTTGGACAGGTTGATCTCTATCTCTCTGACTTGGTCAGTTTGGCTGGTGTACCAACAGCGTTTTGCCGCCCCTCGACTGTTGAGTTGGCTGCTGGGGTTACAAG GAATCCCATAATCACCATAACGTTCGAACGACTTCGGGCTATCTTCCGCAAAGCTCGCCATTTACACAACCCAACCAAATTCATAACGGAGGCTACTGATCAAGAGCAAAACCCGTATGAGGAGTCTGAGAGGCGTGTGGCCGAGGCGCGTTCTGAAGCACGCATCGAGATGGAACGGCGTGTGGCTGAAGAGCGCAGCGAGGCCGAGAGGCGTGTGGCCGACGCGCGTTCTGAAGCACGCATCGAGATGGAACGGCGTGTGGCCGACGCGCGTTCTGAAGCACGCATCGAGATCGAGCGGCTCATGGCCGAAGGCCGATTGGGGGCTAAGTAG
- a CDS encoding uncharacterized protein (EggNog:ENOG503NX6C; COG:U) has product MTVFNNTSPTPLTLTQVSVLDFFVPGSTNILAAIELVLATNSYFRPLFLCMLLAFLSTHVRRYVWGSIFSIPVKCTIWLLSGLPLNHSLTGLGHPCTTLLGTGRFTP; this is encoded by the exons ATGACCGTATTCAACAACACCTCGCCAACTCCGTTGACCCTAACCCAGGTCTCCGTCCTGGACTTTTTCGTCCCCGGCTCTACTAACATCCTTGCCGCCATCGAGCTGGTTCTGGCTACAAACAGCTACTTCCGTCCCCTGTTTCTCTGCATGTTGCTGGCGTTCCTGAGCACACATGTTCGCAGATACGTCTGGGGT TCCATATTCAGTATTCCAGTCAAGTGTACGATATGGCTGCTCTCTGGTTTGCCTCTCAACCATTCGCTCACAGGGCTTGGTCATCCCTGCACTACTCTCCTTGGAACGGGACGTTTTACTCCATGA
- a CDS encoding uncharacterized protein (EggNog:ENOG503PCS8; COG:S), with product MGGLFIVPLPLAIPLIFLVVVLMPFIPVSWPGIITVQIYRGRRDGISPREISRKCLKGIAWSYGIPCITILVLWIMCIVQVVLVIWWAVGLCRRAGDINEWKRLGRQMVDLPREVQNLWLRVQVWGGMKLRKRPVVEKGGEKKEEELEETKRYTFEMLGTPTSVRLLTIFPEGDYMAPLRGEIRSVDLRTNPTYDALSYTWADGEGETAETGHISLVFNAKRGIYRQLGIGHNCELAMRRLRRKGKSRTVWIDAVCINQADLEERSQQVKLMSRIFVSARQVVVYTGEGTPQTDGLYDWLNDIDAEKLAVPSGGLFSPQSALQFLHRPEGVLGKLQEVSNDVAVRMEEIGRLIRGYSERVKRLLRELWMVYSMGVIPRRPPEPSDLHRVLREYFSRRWFKRVWVLQEASLPEMKRVRVLCGNRETAGERAMHLLSMLMSQGQGDIDVGRVFVLLRQKPVASQERSSRGSHLLDLLIETRGRQCEDPRDKIFGVLNIAHWLDGVGAGREELDKISYFTPVAQVYAGYSALLIRRHGPGFFLSLIKSSPAIKGLPSWAADWTVPWPNSRALQGAADFPARSRYSSQKDKALEFDPKNKVMKIMRPRIVRGFFAWTGQGDGEDTIQTVEVKRLDREEVLVEIYPGLAMLLRQHGEDWTFVKVCPHALDKVGVERLVASWSRTVVYQENPGRIQEVDEEVGSIRSRSPRGYLGKTRVWRIV from the coding sequence ATGGGGGGCTTGTTTATTGTCCCGCTTCCCCTCGCCATCCCTCTCATCTTTCTCGTTGTTGTCCTCATGCCTTTTATTCCTGTCTCCTGGCCGGGTATTATTACTGTCCAGATCTACCGTGGGAGACGAGACGGTATATCTCCAAGAGAGATATCGAGAAAGTGTCTAAAGGGAATCGCATGGAGCTATGGTATACCATGCATCACTATCTTGGTGTTATGGATCATGTGCATCGTGCAAGTGGTGCTCGTGATCTGGTGGGCGGTGGGACTGTGTCGGAGGGCAGGGGATATCAACGAGtggaagaggttggggaggcagATGGTGGATTTGCCGAGGGAGGTGCAGAACCTGTGGTTGAGGGTGcaggtttggggagggatgaagttgaggaagaggcctgtggtggaaaaggggggggagaagaaagaggaggagctggaggagacaAAGCGGTATACTTTTGAAATGTTGGGCACGCCCACTTCGGTGAGGCTGTTGACTATTTTCCCAGAGGGGGATTACATGGCGCCGCTGAGGGGGGAGATTAGGAGTGTGGATCTGCGGACGAACCCGACGTACGATGCGCTGTCGTATACCTgggctgatggggagggtgagacTGCAGAGACGGGTCACATCTCGCTGGTGTTCAATGCGAAAAGGGGGATATACCGACAGCTTGGGATAGGCCACAACTGTGAGCTGGCGATGCGACGACTGCGGCGGAAGGGCAAAAGCAGGACGGTGTGGATCGATGCTGTGTGTATCAACCAGGCTGATCTTGAGGAAAGGAGTCAGCAGGTGAAGCTCATGTCGAGGATATTTGTCTCGGCGAgacaggtggtggtgtacaCCGGTGAGGGAACGCCACAGACAGATGGGCTGTACGACTGGCTCAATGATATTGATGCTGAGAAACTGGCGGTGCCATCTGGGGGTCTGTTCAGTCCACAGTCGGCCCTTCAGTTTCTTCACCGGCCAGAAGGCGTCCTCGGCAAGCTGCAAGAGGTCAGCAACGACGTCGCCGTACGAATGGAGGAGATAGGTCGGCTGATAAGAGGATATTCTGAAAGGGTGAAAAGGTTGCTGAGGGAGCTGTGGATGGTCTACTCGATGGGGGTAATACCCAGGCGACCGCCGGAGCCGAGTGACTTGCACCGGGTTCTGAGAGAATACTTTTCCAGACGGTGGTTCAAGAGAGTCTGGGTACTGCAGGAGGCTTCCCTCCCAGAGATGAAGAGGGTCCGAGTGTTGTGCGGTAATCGAGAGACAGCTGGAGAGCGGGCTATGCATCTGTTGAGCATGCTGATGTCTCAAGGCCAAGGGGATATCGACGTGGGCAGGGTCTTTGTTTTGCTACGACAAAAGCCCGTTGCTAGCCAAGAAAGGAGCTCGCGAGGCTCGCATCTGCTGGATCTGCTGATTGAGACAAGGGGCAGACAGTGTGAAGACCCGAGAGACAAGATCTTTGGGGTTCTCAATATTGCTCACTGGCTGGATGGAGTGGGAGCTGGTCGAGAAGAGTTGGACAAGATCAGCTATTTCACGCCTGTGGCGCAAGTGTACGCCGGATACTCGGCCCTTCTTATCCGGCGACACGGACCTGGGTTCTTTTTGTCACTGATCAAGTCTTCACCAGCCATCAAGGGCTTGCCGTCCTGGGCTGCAGACTGGACTGTGCCTTGGCCCAACTCAAGGGCCTTGCAAGGTGCTGCTGACTTTCCTGCCCGATCAAGATATTCTTCTCAAAAGGACAAGGCCCTAGAGTTCGACCCCAAGAACAAGGTCATGAAAATTATGAGACCGAGAATAGTAAGGGGCTTCTTTGCCTGGACCGGacagggagatggcgaggataCGATTCAGACGGTGGAGGTCAAGCGATTGGACcgagaggaggttttggtcGAGATTTACCCTGGGCTGGCCATGTTGTTGAGGCAACATGGTGAAGACTGGACATTTGTCAAAGTATGTCCACACGCGTTGGATAAGGTGGGGGTGGAGCGGCTGGTGGCTAGCTGGAGCAGGACGGTGGTCTATCAGGAGAATCCAGGCAGGATACaagaggtggatgaggaggttggaagtATCAGGTCGCGGTCTCCCAGGGGCTATCTTGGGAAGACTAGAGTGTGGAGGATTGTATGA
- the AIM24 gene encoding Altered inheritance of mitochondria protein 24, mitochondrial (COG:S; EggNog:ENOG503NXJ1), which translates to MRGQAPLLRLSQTTRLTRPTTTTLSSRPSFVCWQCRTVQISASPTNRPGPDAFDAGRAAQTDAQFEVIGAPHSLLSVSLSASQRLYTRRGILVSVGGKVENVHSALSILSPMSRAFLGIPFLYQRITSTSPVTALIATKSANTTFSILRLDGTTDWMVAQRNALLAWTGHTLRLSPRIQQGLSLAHWGNTYITGRGLAALSAPGQVYDMVLKEGEEIVLHPSHVVAYTINKNPPRPFRLKSTTLSFQIPAVPSSIKAASQRFMPDRVARFWNAMRDTSIYKGLASFLFNLRTATRRTIWGDRLFLHFQGPRTILMSSRGVRVRDVLTKDDVNEIADAKAGVVPEAVELTTHPRIQDKKAEDQPTKIHIANVKGDGKVSFEDVKSLNEFVR; encoded by the exons ATGCGCGGTCAAGCGCCTCTTCTCAGGCTATCTCAAACAACAAGGCTAACAcgaccaaccaccacaaccctctCCTCGAGGCCAAGCTTTGTTTGCTGGCAATGTCGAACAGTTCAGATTAGCGCATCCCCCACCAACCGGCCAGGCCCCGATGCCTTTGACGCAGGCCGCGCTGCTCAGACGG ATGCCCAATTCGAGGTTATTGGCGCTCCACATTCCCTGCTGTCGGTTTCCCTCTCGGCATCCCAGCGGCTCTACACAAGACGAGGTATCTTGGTGTCAGTAGGCGGCAAGGTTGAAAAT GTACACTCCGCCCTCTCGATTCTCTCCCCCATGAGCCGAGCCTTTCTTGGCATCCCGTTCCTCTACCAGCGCATAACCTCCACGAGCCCAGTTACCGCCTTAATAGCCACCAAGTCCGCCAACACAACCTTCTCTATTCTCCGTCTCGATGGCACAACCGACTGGATGGTTGCGCAAAGGAATGCGCTTCTTGCTTGGACAGGTCACACGTTGAGATTATCGCCCCGCATCCAGCAAGGCTTGTCGCTGGCACACTGGGGCAACACATACATCACTGGCCGAGGGTTGGCGGCTCTCTCGGCGCCAGGACAGGTCTATGATATGGTTCTcaaggaaggggaggagattgtTTTACACCCATCACACGTGGTCGCTTATACCATCAACAAGAACCCCCCACGGCCCTTCCGTCTCAAGAGCACCACCTTAAGCTTCCAAATTCCCGCCGTCCCGAGTTCGATAAAAGCCGCCTCCCAGAGGTTCATGCCCGACCGAGTGGCCAGATTCTGGAACGCTATGCGCGATACCTCGATCTACAAAGGACTTGCCAGTTTCCTGTTTAACCTGAGAACGGCCACCAGAAGGACGATATGGGGTGACAGGCTATTCCTCCACTTTCAAGGGCCGAGAACCATCCTCATGTCCAGCCGCGGTGTTCGGGTTAGGGATGTCTTGACCAAGGACGACGTCAATGAGATTGCAGATGCCAAGGCGGGCGTGGTACCAGAGGCTGTTGAGCTGACCACTCACCCCAGGATTCAGGACAAGAAGGCGGAGGATCAACCGACCAAGATTCACATTGCCAACGTGAAGGGGGATGGCAAGGTCAGCTTTGAAGACGTAAAGTCTCTGAATGAGTTTGTGAGGTGA